From Myxococcales bacterium, the proteins below share one genomic window:
- a CDS encoding RelA/SpoT domain-containing protein, translating to MDAVRAFLLGYAERFVAYEACALAVRQALRKALRDEGVRAIVTSRAKSEERLEAKLRARERARGAAYESPAEVAADIHDLVGARVAVYFPGSQARVNRLLEERFEAASPKRTFPHEVERAGPMRATHDGGAYRPRFSGYSATHHRLLVPASSLPAEAALVAPEGRIEVEVQVASVLMHAWAEVEHDLVYKPVSGPLSLDEHAVLDELNGLVLAGEIALERLERAEAARTAAHTLPFDDAFALAAFLAVRGAGDEGLGATDVLFALLRRFERATPAAVAELVSRDRASVSPSGAPLADRLAALFAEGDPERLEALRAIAGGRAVLDFAEAGGRELGEFFEAGRTVDRVVGELLGGIGEWGKRLVVSDRGAELLALRGELTSEEATELVRLRRARDRILGQEPGLLPSDVVRTTEALLAWIARLEERRRTSPR from the coding sequence GTGGACGCCGTTCGTGCCTTCCTGCTCGGGTACGCCGAGCGCTTCGTCGCCTACGAAGCGTGCGCCCTCGCGGTGAGGCAGGCGCTCCGCAAGGCGCTCCGCGACGAGGGCGTGCGCGCGATCGTGACGTCGCGCGCGAAGAGCGAGGAGCGCCTCGAGGCGAAGCTCCGCGCTCGTGAGCGCGCGCGAGGGGCCGCGTACGAGAGCCCGGCCGAGGTGGCCGCCGACATCCACGACCTCGTGGGCGCGCGTGTCGCCGTCTATTTCCCGGGCTCGCAGGCGCGCGTGAACCGGCTGCTCGAAGAGCGCTTCGAGGCCGCGAGCCCGAAGCGCACCTTTCCACACGAGGTGGAGCGAGCGGGACCGATGCGGGCGACGCACGACGGCGGCGCGTACCGTCCGAGGTTCTCGGGTTACTCGGCCACCCACCATCGCCTCCTCGTCCCGGCGTCCAGCCTCCCGGCGGAGGCCGCGCTCGTGGCTCCGGAGGGGCGCATCGAGGTCGAGGTGCAGGTGGCCTCCGTGCTCATGCACGCCTGGGCCGAGGTGGAGCACGATCTCGTCTACAAACCCGTTTCGGGGCCGCTCTCGCTCGACGAGCACGCCGTCCTGGACGAGCTCAACGGCCTCGTCTTGGCGGGGGAGATCGCCCTCGAGCGCCTCGAGCGCGCGGAGGCCGCGAGGACGGCCGCACACACGCTCCCGTTCGACGACGCCTTCGCGCTCGCGGCCTTCCTCGCCGTCCGAGGGGCAGGCGACGAGGGGCTCGGCGCGACCGACGTCCTCTTCGCGCTGCTGCGTCGCTTCGAACGTGCGACCCCCGCGGCCGTCGCCGAGCTCGTGTCCCGTGATCGCGCGAGCGTGTCGCCCTCGGGCGCGCCGCTCGCGGATCGTCTCGCGGCGCTCTTTGCCGAGGGGGATCCCGAGCGCCTCGAGGCGCTCCGCGCGATCGCCGGGGGGCGCGCGGTGCTCGATTTCGCCGAGGCGGGCGGGCGCGAGCTCGGGGAGTTCTTCGAGGCCGGCCGCACGGTCGATCGCGTCGTCGGAGAGCTCCTCGGAGGGATCGGCGAGTGGGGCAAGAGGCTCGTGGTCTCGGACCGAGGCGCCGAGCTCTTGGCGCTCCGCGGGGAGCTCACCTCGGAGGAGGCGACGGAGCTCGTTCGGCTACGCCGCGCGCGCGACCGCATCCTGGGTCAAGAGCCAGGTTTGCTCCCGTCCGACGTCGTCCGCACGACCGAGGCGCTCCTTGCCTGGAT